The following are encoded together in the Citrus sinensis cultivar Valencia sweet orange chromosome 1, DVS_A1.0, whole genome shotgun sequence genome:
- the LOC102618135 gene encoding uncharacterized protein LOC102618135 — protein MSKGKEKVVEVGDDELGFLPSLPADFAFDPGIPLEPIRSSVGTSARRMSPQTTSSSDSSDEEGSSGSENTLSEGQGDDSSEASPSGASRPEERGTVGGRALSRDYAIDYMSCTTTFDELNDLRLRYSIPGEIPLRIPGKKDTPSRPPRGYVTLYLESFKYGLRCPLQPYFARILNGLNLAPGQLNPNGWRVLSGLFILWDRCCQSEPTVDEVKHLYQLKSSPKDAGWYYFQSGTKSRKPITDLPTGGGGTWKRKFFFAGGPWGQVAQIDGKDCRVPPRFTVPVSWGVHFPLRPGLLKRVEAVLANSCSSRELLSTYNFLESRLILPGHKMEDAVIGALTRKRSRPPTTDRDQDKDAPAAKRKNIVQQVPPLQALPLASARVGESSRAATDPASSSPPVVPRSRLPDSRPEHLVPYLNELSKLVSKKDLEGFDGCTLGELVGAMQYSAFHLSCMATYYKAKVGRYDRKMKEDIQSATTRADVAEKKAGELNVENLKLIEQESLAQAKAITLEEELTKVKEDLQGQRAMYEAQLESLRDSHRAHVENLEREADNQYDQGLRHSYRCIMAVLGKQHPDLKMDDLAAGVAQHMDEEAAKEDAEGLEPIVIEEGNSPPRAVPADIGEASTPPDATGDTPPAPEEVQPTDAARLTDPPSF, from the exons ATGTCGAAGGGTAAGGAGAAGGTCGTTGAGGTCGGTGACGACGAACTAGGTTTTTTGCCTAGTCTGCCCGctgattttgcttttgatcCCGGGATCCCCTTAGAGCCCATTAGGTCTAGTGTTGGTACTAGCGCTAGGAGGATGTCTCCCCAAACAACCTCCTCGAGCGACAGTAGCGATGAAGAAGGGTCTTCTGGATCGGAGAACACTTTGAGTGAGGGTCAAGGGGATGATTCTAGTGAGGCGTCCCCATCAGGAGCATCACGACCAGAAGAACGGGGTACAGTAGGGGGTAGAGCCTTGTCGCGTGATTATGCCATTGACTACATGTCGTGTACGACCACGTTTGACGAGCTCAATGACCTCCGACTTAGGTATAGTATTCCTGGTGAGATACCTCTTAGGATCCCAGGAAAAAAGGATACACCTAGCCGGCCTCCCAGGGGATACGTTACCCTGTATCTGGAGAGCTTTAAGTATGGGCTGAGGTGTCCTTTGCAGCCTTACTTTGCCCGGATACTTAACGGGCTAAATCTGGCTCCTGGTCAGCTGAACCCCAACGGGTGGAGAGTgctctctggtctgttcatattgtgggacagatgttgccaaagcgagcccacggttgatgaggtgaagcaTCTGTACCAGCTGAAGAGCAGCCCTAAAGATGCCGGCTGGTACTACTTCCAATCTGGTACCAAGAGCAGGAAACCCATAACTGATCTTccaactggtggtggtgggacttggaagaggaaattcttttttgctgggggtccCTGGGGTCAAGTTGCACAAATAGACGGGAAGGATTGTCGCGTCCCACCCCGTTTCACggtcccag TTTCCTGGGGTGTTCACTTCCCGCTCCGACCTGGTCTGCTTAAACGGGTCGAGGCTGTATTGGCCAATTCCTGCTCGAGCCGAGAACTGCTATCTACATACAACTTCCTCGAGTCTCGGTTGATACTTCCTGGCCATAAGATGGAGGACGCAGTGATTGGAGCTCTGACCAGGAAACGCTCTCGGCCTCCAACAACCGATAGGGACCAGGACAAAGATGCTCCCGCTGCGAAGCGAAAGAACATCGTGCAGCAGGTTCCTCCCTTGCAGGCTCTCCCTCTTGCCTCTGCTAGAGTCGGGGAATCCAGTAGAGCGGCCACTGATCCTGCTTCCTCTTCTCCACCTGTTGTGCCTCGGTCCCGCTTACCCGACAGCCGACCAGAACACTTGGTTCCCTATCTCAATGAGTTGTCTAAACTCGTGAGCAAGAAGGACCTGGAGGGCTTTGACGGTTGTACCCTGGGCGAGCTGGTGGGAGCCATGCAGTACAGTGCTTTCCATCTCAGCTGCATGGCCACCTACTATAAGGCCAAGGTTGGCCGTTACGacaggaagatgaaggaggacaTTCAATCGGCGACGACCAGAGCTGACGTTGCCGAGAAAAAGGCGGGGGAGCTAAACGTTGAGAACCTCAAGCTGATAGAGCAAGAGTCccttgctcaagcaaaagccattacACTCGAGGAGGAGCTGACCAAGGTTAAGGAGGACCTCCAAGGGCAGAGGGCTATGTATgaggctcagctcgaatctctCCGCGATTCCCACCGAGCTCATGTAgagaacttggagagggaggccgacaaccagtacgaccagggacttcggCATTCGTATCGTTGTATCATGGCCGTCCTCGGGAAGCAACACCCTgatctgaagatggatgaccttgcagctggtgtTGCTCAACATATGGACGAGGAGGCGGCCAAGGAAGATGCCGAGGGGTTAGAGCCGATCGTGATTGAGGAGGGTaactctcctcctcgtgcaGTCCCTGCTGATATTGGCGAGGCGAGCACCCCCCCGGACGCAACTGGTGATACCCCTCCCGCACCCGAGGAGGTCCAGCCAACCGATGCTGCTCGGCTCACTGACCCACCatctttttga
- the LOC102629347 gene encoding cyclin-dependent kinase D-3 encodes MAEVDLSKKVADRYLKREVLGEGTYGVVYKAIDTKTGQTVAIKKIRLGKQKEGVNFTALREIKLLKELKSPHIIELIDAFPHKGNLHLVFEFMETDLETVIRNTNIFLSPADIKSYMQMTLKGLAFCHKKWVLHRDMKPNNLLIGSHGQLKLADFGLARIFGSPDRRFTHQVFARWYRAPELLFGAKQYGAGVDVWAAGCIFAELLNRRPFLQGSSDIDQLGKIFAAFGTATPSQWPDLAYLPDYVEYQYVAAPPLRSLFPSASDDALDLLSKMFTYDPKARITAQQALEHRYFSSAPLPTEPNKLPRPATKRASKASDFKPQEGPTVLSPPRKTRRVMPDREGFEGNANRTDKIEEHAGETKNADGEIAGRNEQVPTSVDFSIFAARPPSRPTINSADRSHLKRKLDLEFQHPE; translated from the exons ATGGCAGAAGTCGATTTGTCGAAGAAAGTCGCTGATAGATACCTGAAACGTGAGGTTCTTGGTGAAGGTACATACGGTGTCGTTTACAAAGCCATTGATACTAAG ACAGGACAGACTGttgctataaaaaaaattcggCTTGGGAAGCAAAAGGAGGGGGTGAATTTTACAGCACTAAGAGAAATAAAGCTGCTGAAAGAACTTAAAAGTCCACATATAATTGAGTTGATTGATGCATTCCCTCACAAGGGGAACTTGCATCTTGTTTTTGAGTTTATGGAGACTGACCTCGAAACGGTTATTCGCAATACCAATATATTTCTCTCACCAGCTGACATAAAATCATATATGCAGATGACCTTGAAAGGACTTGCTTTTTGTCACAAGAAATGGGTTTTGCATAg GGATATGAAACCAAATAACCTGTTGATAGGATCCCATGGACAGCTTAAACTTGCTGATTTTGGTTTAGCACGTATATTTGGGAGTCCGGATCGTAGGTTTACGCACCAG GTCTTTGCTCGATGGTACAGAGCTCCTGAGCTATTATTTGGTGCCAAGCAGTATGGTGCTGGTGTGGATGTTTGGGCTGCAGGATGTATATTTGCTGAGCTTCTCAATCGTCGGCCATTTCTGCAG GGTTCAAGTGACATTGATCAATTAGGAAAGATCTTCGCAGCATTTGGGACTGCCACACCATCGCAATGGCCTGATTTAGCATACCTTCCTGATTATGTGGAATACCAATATGTTGCTGCACCCCCTTTGCGTTCATTGTTTCCGTCAGCTAGTGATGATGCTCTAGATCTGTTATCAAAGATGTTTACATATGACCCAAAAGCTAGAATTACTGCACAGCAGGCATTAGAGCACAG GTACTTCTCTTCTGCACCACTGCCTACGGAGCCAAACAAGCTTCCTAGACCAGCAACTAAGCGGGCATCTAAGGCTTCAGATTTTAAACCTCAGGAGGGTCCTACTGTGCTTTCACCTCCAAGAAAGACAAGGAGAGTGATGCCAGACCGTGAAGGGTTTGAAGGGAATGCTAATCGAACTGATAAGATTGAGGAGCATGCTGGTGAAACAAAGAATGCAGATGGTGAGATTGCTGGAAGGAATGAGCAAGTGCCAACGTCAGTAGATTTTTCAATCTTTGCTGCAAGACCTCCAAGTAGACCTACAATTAACAG TGCCGACAGATCTCATCTGAAAAGGAAGCTAGATCTTGAATTCCAACACCCTGAGTAA